Genomic segment of Streptomyces sp. NBC_01210:
CCACAGCGCGCCCGCCACCGCCGATGTGGTCTCCTCCGCCGCGTCCCGCGTCCACACCCGTACGCGGCGGCCGCTCTCCGCCAGCACTATGGCCGTCGTCAGCCCGATGACCCCGCCGCCCACCACCGTCACATCGCCGCTCATGGCGGGACCGTAGCCCAATGCCGGATGCCGTGCTCAGATCACCCCATAACTGGGGATACTCAGGACATGTCTGCCGAGTACGCGACCTTCGGGCTGGCGCCGGCGATGCGGGCCGGCGGAGTCCTCGCGGATGGTGGCTACCAAGTGCACCGGGACTTCATGGACTTTATCGTCGACGGGCGGCCGTTGCTGTTCCAGCTCTCCGACCTCGACGCGGTCTCGCCGCTGGCCTCCGACGTGCCGCCGGCGATCTTCACCGCCCATGTGCGCATGCTGCTGCTGGAGTGCCCGGCGCCGCTGGAGGGCGGGCGCTGTGTGATCTACGGCTGTCCCGAGTGCGAAGGCATCGAATGCGGAGCGGTGACCGCCGTCATCGAGCGCGACGGGGACGACATCGTGTGGCGGGACTTCGCCTGGCAGACGGACGAGAGAGCGGACCTGGAGCTCAACGGCTACCACGGGATGGGGCCGTTCCGCTTCCGCGGCGATGAGTACCGGGCCGAGCTGGAACGGCTGCTGACGGACGGCGGGGACGCCGGGCCTGTGCGCCGCCGGGTGCTGCTGATCGGCGCGCGGGTGGCCGTGCTGGCGAAGCTCGCCGCGGCCCTGCGGACCATCGGCATCGGCGCGGAGATCACGAGCGACGCGGCCGGCGTTCCGGCGGAGGAGCTGCGCACCTATGGCGCGGTCGCTTTCGGGCGCGCGGTCGGCGAGCGGGATCGTGCGGAGGTGTGTGCGGCGTTCGAGCGGGCGGAGGTGCGGGTCGCGTACGTCGACGGGCTCGCCCCGATCATTCCGCTCCTGGTCGCGCAGATCGAACACGCCCTGGACCGCAGCCCGTTGGAGCGCCGTCGGCTGACCCGGCTGACGGTGTCGGACGGCGCGGCGGATGTGGAGGTGACCTCGGCGTGCCGGGTGCGACTGGTGGCGTACCGCCTCGACCGGCTCTACCGCACGCATACGCGGGAGCTGTTCGACGGGATGCTGGAGCCGGGGGA
This window contains:
- a CDS encoding oxidoreductase, which codes for MSAEYATFGLAPAMRAGGVLADGGYQVHRDFMDFIVDGRPLLFQLSDLDAVSPLASDVPPAIFTAHVRMLLLECPAPLEGGRCVIYGCPECEGIECGAVTAVIERDGDDIVWRDFAWQTDERADLELNGYHGMGPFRFRGDEYRAELERLLTDGGDAGPVRRRVLLIGARVAVLAKLAAALRTIGIGAEITSDAAGVPAEELRTYGAVAFGRAVGERDRAEVCAAFERAEVRVAYVDGLAPIIPLLVAQIEHALDRSPLERRRLTRLTVSDGAADVEVTSACRVRLVAYRLDRLYRTHTRELFDGMLEPGEHRIPVDARAVKGQSFLVARTTGSVLVAPMVH